One window of the Rufibacter radiotolerans genome contains the following:
- a CDS encoding fasciclin domain-containing protein: MTTDAAAATGTKDIVALASETPSLSTLVQALKAADLVGALQGTGPFTVFAPTNEAFAALPAGTLESLLKPENKQKLIDVLTYHVVEGNVKSTDLTNNMMPKTLNGATLKVMLHTNSVMINDATVTMPNVAATNGVVHVIDKVLLPPSK; encoded by the coding sequence ATGACCACCGATGCCGCGGCCGCTACCGGAACGAAAGACATTGTAGCCCTGGCTTCAGAAACCCCTTCGCTCTCTACCCTGGTGCAGGCCCTGAAAGCCGCCGACCTGGTGGGCGCTTTGCAAGGTACCGGTCCATTCACGGTATTCGCGCCTACCAATGAGGCCTTCGCTGCCTTACCCGCCGGAACCCTGGAAAGCCTGCTGAAGCCTGAGAACAAACAAAAGCTGATAGATGTTTTAACCTATCACGTGGTAGAAGGCAACGTAAAGTCTACTGACTTAACCAACAACATGATGCCTAAAACCCTGAACGGCGCCACCCTGAAAGTGATGCTACACACCAATAGCGTCATGATCAACGACGCCACCGTGACCATGCCCAACGTAGCCGCCACCAACGGCGTAGTGCACGTGATTGACAAAGTATTGTTGCCGCCCAGCAAGTAA
- a CDS encoding NmrA family NAD(P)-binding protein, protein MTPTTPTIILAGATGHLGGLIAEELRKRGAHVRALVRVGTEAGKRSALQALGAEVVEVDFQNAQALTQACQGGTCVVSALSGLRDVIVDTQTQLLKAAVAAGVPRFIPSDFSIDFTKLTPGHNRNLDFRLEFKAILDKAPIQATSILNGMFTDLLTGQAPMVLFPIKRVMYYGNANQLLDFTTIANTAAYTAAAALDPTTPRYLRIAGDVLSVHGLVQAASAATGEKFKPLRVGGLGVLNALITVTKMLAPGKGEVFPAWQGMQYMRDMFAGKVKLEPLDNARYPEIKWTTVQQVLAARKG, encoded by the coding sequence ATGACACCCACCACCCCAACCATCATCCTCGCCGGAGCCACTGGCCACTTAGGAGGCCTCATCGCCGAAGAGTTGCGCAAAAGAGGCGCGCACGTGCGGGCCTTGGTGCGGGTGGGAACCGAGGCCGGCAAACGTTCTGCCTTGCAAGCCCTGGGCGCCGAGGTGGTGGAGGTGGACTTTCAAAACGCACAAGCATTGACCCAAGCCTGTCAGGGCGGGACCTGCGTAGTGAGTGCCTTGTCGGGTTTGCGGGACGTGATAGTAGACACCCAGACCCAGCTTTTGAAGGCGGCGGTAGCGGCTGGGGTGCCCCGGTTTATTCCCTCAGACTTCTCCATTGATTTCACCAAACTCACGCCCGGCCATAACCGCAACCTGGACTTCCGGCTGGAGTTCAAGGCCATTCTGGATAAAGCGCCTATTCAGGCCACTTCCATTCTCAACGGCATGTTCACAGATTTGCTCACCGGGCAGGCACCCATGGTGCTGTTCCCTATCAAGCGGGTCATGTACTATGGCAACGCCAACCAGTTGCTGGATTTCACTACCATTGCTAACACGGCCGCTTATACTGCCGCCGCGGCCCTTGATCCCACTACGCCCCGCTATCTGCGCATTGCCGGCGATGTGCTTTCGGTGCACGGGTTGGTGCAGGCTGCCAGTGCCGCCACCGGCGAAAAGTTCAAGCCCCTACGGGTAGGAGGGCTGGGGGTACTCAACGCCCTGATCACGGTTACTAAAATGCTGGCGCCTGGCAAAGGCGAAGTGTTCCCGGCATGGCAGGGCATGCAATACATGCGGGATATGTTTGCCGGCAAAGTAAAACTGGAACCCCTGGACAATGCCCGTTATCCGGAAATAAAATGGACCACCGTGCAGCAAGTGCTGGCCGCCCGGAAGGGGTAG
- a CDS encoding metallophosphoesterase — protein sequence MRIVQLSDIHLSNGNIEDLRNYYLQALIEDLKKFHSEKKIDVILFTGDLVDKGGESLGSEPYVIFRNEVINPIVEALNITTDQVLLIPGNHDVNRYEVEEYSETGLSTRLDNSSANDLVRSTRENFSPVNKRMERFKNFEKEFHKNNQNYSYSHYESTTDFINEGKKVGFALINDSWRCSAALVREQHFIGHNQLLKTEQLLNNNGSILNIAVFHHPLTAINQNESDEVENILKSKNFDIAFFGHSHKHEAKSLTTATGGYLTINGRAAFNQPREIIAKFQPGYNILDVDPEKRSYSLFSRLFIRESGYRFDSDTTSLPGGQEFGMLPSRIPYYKLANAEESNNNDRALPNSYSADVHRIVKLLVGKSLYPNPYSFVRELIQNSVDACNRVRKNQSYLSPKIIININTRDNFLEVIDEGDGMTKNIIKNHFSVIGKSISQEFNDSTGNFNLISQFGIGFMSTFIVADKVVVATKNNEDELITFEITDVFKEFNYLTPSPVTGIEKSGTSIRVYLKKNFHLSIALNHIRNYCRHINNLQIYYDGNEQQINQSWNIEGSNHTFQLQTESYQLQLGISVNSKHIIATNSGFLITHNPAPLIPYKFPFIISGEVNFAPKGIDFDMSRTNIMTSEKSESFRRNMSVSLRKLFREALEAGDPQLSQSIEQYLHYYLQYYDVNNTQMEQSHTDFYSKRELVTLCSDYTRFQYQGREQSLNNIIESMKTRSLDTLFYINSQVLNDYQLILIQYLENKGYLIFINRSYNVAFRDGQSTVTLLNVLQPIAATHGMQIMDINLAQEYVTKDMKMDKNKFQENIQKHIKKIESQYGVNIEIGKFSRLPKASVRNNNQIFLNFDHQTFQSLINRTDLPDQALEIYLLGILALQLPNTNDHIEVK from the coding sequence ATGCGAATAGTACAACTATCAGACATCCACCTGAGCAATGGCAATATAGAAGATCTAAGAAATTATTATTTACAAGCCCTCATCGAGGATCTTAAGAAATTTCACAGTGAGAAGAAAATAGATGTGATTTTATTTACCGGTGATTTGGTTGACAAAGGTGGTGAATCTCTCGGCAGTGAACCCTATGTGATATTTCGCAATGAGGTTATTAATCCAATTGTTGAAGCACTCAATATTACTACAGATCAAGTACTCCTCATACCAGGAAATCATGATGTTAACCGGTATGAAGTTGAAGAATATAGTGAAACTGGGCTCTCCACTCGTTTAGACAACTCGTCTGCAAACGATCTAGTGCGTTCAACTAGAGAAAACTTTTCACCTGTTAATAAACGGATGGAAAGATTCAAAAATTTTGAAAAAGAGTTTCACAAAAACAATCAAAACTACTCTTATTCACATTATGAGTCAACCACTGACTTTATTAATGAAGGAAAAAAGGTGGGTTTTGCCTTGATTAATGATTCTTGGAGATGTTCCGCAGCATTAGTGCGAGAACAGCACTTTATCGGACATAATCAGTTATTAAAAACAGAGCAACTACTAAACAATAACGGGTCTATTTTAAATATTGCAGTATTCCACCATCCACTTACAGCTATAAACCAAAATGAAAGCGATGAAGTTGAAAACATTTTAAAATCAAAAAATTTTGATATTGCTTTTTTTGGACATAGTCACAAACATGAGGCTAAATCTCTAACTACAGCAACTGGAGGTTATTTGACAATTAATGGCCGTGCTGCTTTTAACCAGCCAAGAGAAATTATAGCAAAATTTCAACCCGGGTACAATATTCTTGACGTAGATCCAGAAAAAAGAAGCTATTCACTTTTTTCTCGTTTATTTATTAGGGAAAGTGGGTATCGGTTTGATAGCGACACAACATCATTGCCAGGTGGGCAAGAATTTGGCATGCTTCCAAGTAGAATTCCATATTATAAACTTGCAAACGCAGAAGAATCCAATAACAATGACAGAGCTCTTCCCAACAGCTATTCAGCAGATGTTCATAGAATTGTTAAACTCTTAGTCGGAAAATCGTTATACCCTAACCCATACTCATTTGTCCGTGAATTAATTCAAAACTCTGTAGATGCTTGTAATAGAGTGAGAAAAAATCAGTCTTACCTTTCACCCAAAATAATAATCAATATCAATACCCGAGATAATTTTTTGGAAGTAATTGATGAAGGGGATGGGATGACAAAGAATATTATAAAAAATCACTTTTCAGTTATAGGAAAAAGTATCAGCCAAGAATTTAATGATAGTACGGGTAACTTTAATTTAATTTCCCAATTTGGCATAGGATTCATGAGCACCTTCATTGTCGCTGATAAAGTAGTTGTAGCAACCAAGAACAATGAAGATGAACTGATTACGTTCGAAATTACTGATGTATTTAAAGAATTTAATTATTTAACACCCTCCCCGGTTACAGGTATAGAAAAATCTGGAACAAGTATACGTGTATATCTAAAAAAGAATTTTCATTTAAGTATAGCACTAAACCATATTAGAAATTACTGCCGACATATCAATAATCTTCAAATATATTATGACGGAAATGAACAACAGATCAATCAAAGCTGGAACATTGAAGGATCAAATCACACATTCCAATTACAAACAGAAAGTTACCAATTACAACTTGGCATAAGTGTAAATTCTAAGCACATAATAGCAACAAATAGCGGCTTTTTAATTACACATAATCCAGCACCACTTATACCATACAAATTTCCATTTATAATTAGTGGAGAAGTTAATTTTGCCCCCAAAGGCATTGATTTTGACATGTCAAGGACCAATATTATGACATCCGAAAAATCTGAAAGCTTCCGCCGAAACATGTCTGTTTCATTGCGCAAATTATTCCGTGAGGCTTTGGAGGCTGGTGATCCCCAATTATCGCAATCCATAGAACAGTATCTTCACTATTACCTTCAATACTATGACGTTAATAATACACAAATGGAGCAGTCACATACTGACTTTTACTCTAAAAGAGAACTAGTCACATTATGCAGTGATTATACCCGGTTTCAATACCAAGGCAGAGAGCAATCACTAAATAATATTATTGAATCAATGAAGACGAGATCACTCGATACTTTGTTTTATATCAATAGCCAAGTCCTCAATGATTATCAACTTATTCTAATCCAGTATTTAGAAAATAAAGGGTATTTGATTTTTATAAACAGAAGCTATAATGTAGCATTTAGGGATGGGCAATCTACTGTAACTCTGTTAAATGTTTTGCAACCAATAGCGGCAACTCACGGCATGCAAATTATGGATATTAATCTAGCTCAAGAGTATGTTACTAAAGATATGAAAATGGATAAAAATAAATTTCAAGAAAATATACAAAAACATATTAAAAAAATTGAGTCGCAGTATGGAGTAAATATTGAGATTGGCAAGTTTAGCAGGTTGCCAAAAGCTTCTGTAAGAAATAATAATCAAATTTTTTTAAACTTCGATCATCAGACTTTTCAATCCTTAATAAATAGGACAGATCTTCCTGATCAGGCCTTAGAAATTTACCTACTTGGTATACTTGCTCTTCAATTACCTAATACCAATGATCATATAGAGGTAAAATAA
- a CDS encoding sialate O-acetylesterase → MKYKMSFSLLAVLFLMHVTAFAQDPNFYIFLCFGQSNMEGHTKFEPQDTTANKRFMVLEAVDCPNLGRKKGEWYPATPPLTRCNTGLTPADYFGRTLLATLPDSIKVGVINVSVGGCKIELFEKGSYQSYVATAPSWMTAALEPYDKNPYGRLVEMAKLAQKDGVIKGILLHQGESNTGDTAWPSKVKGVYDNLLKDLNLRPTAVPLLAGEIVSKEQGGACASMNAIIAQLPQVIPNAHVISSEDCPALDDHLHFTAEGYRKLGRRYGAKMLALLGYKNVRPE, encoded by the coding sequence ATGAAATATAAAATGAGCTTTTCCTTGTTGGCGGTCCTATTTCTCATGCACGTGACAGCCTTCGCCCAAGATCCTAACTTTTACATCTTCCTGTGCTTCGGGCAATCCAACATGGAGGGCCACACAAAATTTGAGCCCCAGGATACTACCGCCAACAAACGGTTTATGGTGTTAGAGGCAGTAGATTGCCCTAACCTGGGCAGAAAGAAAGGCGAGTGGTACCCTGCCACGCCCCCTTTGACCAGATGCAACACCGGTCTTACCCCCGCAGATTACTTCGGCCGCACCCTGCTAGCCACTCTCCCAGACAGCATTAAAGTAGGCGTCATCAATGTGTCGGTGGGAGGCTGCAAAATTGAGCTGTTTGAAAAAGGCAGTTACCAATCTTACGTGGCCACCGCCCCTTCCTGGATGACGGCTGCCCTGGAGCCCTATGACAAAAACCCCTATGGCCGCTTGGTAGAGATGGCGAAACTGGCGCAGAAAGATGGGGTCATCAAAGGCATTCTGTTACACCAGGGAGAATCCAACACAGGTGATACCGCCTGGCCTTCTAAGGTGAAAGGCGTCTATGACAACCTGTTAAAAGACTTGAACCTCAGGCCTACTGCGGTGCCCTTGCTGGCCGGGGAAATTGTCAGCAAAGAGCAGGGCGGCGCCTGCGCCAGCATGAATGCCATCATTGCCCAACTGCCCCAGGTAATTCCTAACGCACACGTCATTTCCTCTGAAGATTGCCCGGCTCTAGATGACCACTTGCATTTCACTGCCGAAGGGTATCGGAAACTAGGCAGACGCTACGGGGCCAAAATGCTGGCTTTGCTAGGGTATAAAAATGTAAGGCCTGAGTAA
- a CDS encoding glycoside hydrolase family 43 protein: protein MRKVKIAGCLLLMFCILQGIQAQNPIIQTAYTADPAPVVYNNKLFLYTSHDEDGSTWFTMNDWKLYTTEDMVNWTDHGTILSYSDFTWARINAWAPQCIERGGKFYLYVPLTTHDNKGAIGVAVANSPYGPFTDPLGKPLIQSGGGDIDPSVFINEDGQAYLYWGNPKCYYVKLNEDMISYQGEVMPVPNTIEAFGKREGNPERPTTYEEGPWLYKRKGLYYLLFAAGPLPEHIGYSTSSSPTGPWKYQGVLMPTEGGSFTNHPGLVDFKGKTYFFYHNGALPGGGGFTRSVSVEEAAFKKDGTLQPLKMTKGITKGLAPLNPFVKNEAETIAWSEGVKAMQNEKVGVFVTALRSGAYTKVKDVDFRKTGATRFTARLGTTHNTEVTLEVRLGSVDGELLGTVKAPLTGGNDRWALVSTEVKKVTGVHDVYFVFKGKERSNILFFDYWKFSQ, encoded by the coding sequence ATGCGAAAGGTAAAGATTGCCGGGTGTCTGCTTCTGATGTTTTGTATCCTCCAGGGAATTCAGGCCCAGAATCCCATCATCCAGACTGCCTATACCGCAGACCCTGCGCCCGTGGTGTATAATAACAAACTGTTCCTGTACACCAGCCATGATGAAGACGGTTCTACCTGGTTTACCATGAACGACTGGAAGTTATATACCACTGAAGACATGGTAAACTGGACAGATCATGGCACCATTCTGTCCTACTCAGATTTCACCTGGGCCAGAATAAATGCATGGGCCCCGCAATGCATTGAGCGGGGAGGTAAATTTTACCTATATGTTCCCTTAACCACCCATGATAACAAAGGGGCCATTGGCGTAGCGGTGGCCAACAGTCCGTACGGGCCTTTCACAGACCCGCTGGGCAAGCCCTTGATTCAAAGCGGAGGCGGTGATATTGACCCTTCGGTTTTTATTAATGAGGATGGGCAGGCCTATCTGTATTGGGGCAACCCCAAATGCTACTACGTCAAACTGAACGAAGATATGATTTCTTACCAGGGAGAAGTCATGCCCGTGCCCAACACCATAGAAGCCTTTGGCAAGCGCGAGGGCAACCCCGAAAGGCCCACCACCTACGAGGAAGGCCCGTGGCTCTATAAACGCAAGGGCTTGTACTACCTTCTATTCGCCGCTGGCCCCCTACCCGAGCACATTGGCTATTCCACCAGCTCCAGCCCCACCGGCCCCTGGAAATACCAGGGCGTTTTAATGCCTACCGAGGGAGGCAGTTTCACCAACCATCCGGGCCTGGTAGATTTTAAAGGAAAGACCTATTTCTTCTACCACAACGGGGCCCTGCCCGGCGGCGGCGGCTTTACCCGCTCCGTGTCTGTAGAAGAAGCGGCATTCAAAAAAGACGGAACCCTCCAGCCCCTAAAAATGACCAAAGGAATTACCAAAGGTCTGGCTCCTTTAAACCCCTTTGTGAAGAACGAGGCAGAAACCATCGCCTGGTCAGAAGGCGTGAAAGCCATGCAGAATGAGAAAGTGGGCGTGTTCGTGACGGCCCTCCGGAGCGGCGCCTATACCAAAGTAAAAGACGTTGATTTCCGGAAAACAGGTGCTACCAGATTTACGGCCCGGTTGGGCACCACGCATAACACTGAGGTGACCCTGGAAGTACGGCTAGGAAGTGTAGACGGGGAATTACTGGGAACCGTGAAAGCGCCCCTCACCGGCGGAAATGACCGTTGGGCCCTGGTCTCTACGGAGGTTAAAAAAGTAACCGGCGTGCATGATGTCTACTTTGTCTTTAAAGGAAAAGAAAGAAGCAATATCCTGTTTTTTGATTACTGGAAATTCTCCCAATAG
- a CDS encoding alpha/beta hydrolase, producing the protein MNYTPLKLAKRFLLAALLVSSATAMAQDGTIYPLKAPAEPKAIPLGTGGVEGQKAPETWFKQWGDPMARNISKATLTPFLPAPGKANGTAVIVAPGGGYRWLSMGNEGWEVAQALADKGITAFVLKYRLHPTPELLEEFTASMNPPRPAPPASANASASATPPRMPQVDLSNQLQDAEAAYALILKRAKEWGVDTDRIGMIGFSAGAGLTMHATLNSKTMKLAFIGPIYGGMGPVEVPKNAPPMFNVIATDDFLFKGQFGVVDSWYKAGIPVEFHLYQNGGHGFGIGNPDRTSNRWFDAFMHWLDVNKFLKPQAKK; encoded by the coding sequence ATGAACTACACTCCATTAAAACTGGCTAAAAGATTCCTACTGGCCGCCTTATTAGTCTCTTCCGCCACCGCCATGGCCCAAGACGGCACTATCTATCCGCTCAAAGCCCCTGCTGAACCCAAAGCCATTCCGCTGGGCACCGGTGGCGTGGAGGGCCAGAAAGCCCCTGAGACCTGGTTCAAGCAATGGGGGGACCCCATGGCCAGAAACATCTCCAAGGCTACCCTCACGCCATTCCTGCCTGCCCCGGGCAAGGCGAATGGCACGGCCGTGATTGTGGCACCCGGTGGTGGCTACCGGTGGCTATCCATGGGCAATGAGGGCTGGGAAGTTGCCCAGGCCCTCGCCGACAAAGGAATCACTGCCTTCGTGCTGAAGTACCGCCTCCACCCTACCCCGGAATTATTAGAGGAATTTACCGCCTCCATGAATCCACCCCGCCCGGCTCCCCCTGCGTCTGCCAACGCATCGGCCAGTGCCACTCCACCCCGCATGCCGCAAGTAGATCTGTCTAACCAACTCCAAGACGCCGAAGCTGCCTATGCCCTCATCCTCAAAAGAGCCAAGGAATGGGGCGTTGATACGGACAGAATAGGCATGATTGGTTTCTCGGCGGGTGCCGGCCTCACCATGCACGCCACCCTAAACTCCAAGACCATGAAACTGGCGTTCATCGGGCCAATCTATGGTGGCATGGGTCCGGTGGAAGTGCCTAAAAATGCGCCGCCCATGTTCAACGTGATCGCTACGGATGATTTCCTTTTCAAGGGTCAGTTTGGCGTGGTGGATTCCTGGTATAAAGCCGGCATACCGGTTGAGTTTCACCTCTACCAGAACGGTGGCCACGGCTTCGGGATTGGCAACCCAGACCGAACCAGTAACCGCTGGTTTGATGCCTTCATGCATTGGCTGGACGTGAATAAATTTCTCAAGCCTCAGGCCAAGAAATAA
- a CDS encoding glycoside hydrolase family 43 protein, with product MKRIEFGSAPQGKTRVRILCVLVALFSLIGVSGNSQNVKMPKNAPVFSNSVYEGHDKVYQDNPLKPGEFYNPIIQGAYPDPAITRKGGDYYMVHSSFAIFPGVPIFHSKDLVNWTQIGHVLDRVSQLNVHDTGISQGVYAPDIEYNPNNDTFYMIVTAFAGGAGNIVVKSKDPAKGWSEPFKLNFGGIDPSLFFDDNGKAYVVHNDAPDKGKELYEGHRVIKVWDYDLEKDQVIAGTDKIIVDGGVDLSKRPIWIEAPHIYKKNGRYYLMCAEGGTGGNHSEVVFVSDSPRGPFTPAPNNPILSQRHLNPNRPHKVDWAGHADLVEGPDGKHYGVFLGIRPNEKNRVNIGRETFILPVDWSGEFPVFVNGLIPMEPKLKTPDGVVNKTGKEGFFPNGNFTFADNFTSKKLDYRWVGLRGPREAFISQTKKGLQINPFPVNIKEVKPTSTLFLRQQHNSFSYTTTLDYKPASEKDLAGIVLLQSEKFHYLFGLTRKGKDAYLVLERTEKGTSNLIASQKIDIKKPIQLRVKAEGDAYQFSYSTDGKTFVDLGVPVSGDILSTNVAGGFTGTLIGLYATSANDIQPQ from the coding sequence ATGAAGAGAATTGAATTTGGATCTGCTCCTCAGGGAAAAACACGGGTAAGAATACTCTGTGTTTTGGTGGCCCTGTTTTCTTTGATAGGAGTAAGCGGCAACAGCCAGAATGTAAAAATGCCTAAAAATGCCCCGGTGTTTTCGAACTCGGTCTACGAAGGCCATGACAAAGTTTACCAGGATAATCCCCTTAAACCCGGCGAGTTTTATAACCCCATTATACAGGGTGCTTATCCAGACCCGGCCATTACGCGCAAGGGCGGAGATTACTACATGGTACACTCCTCTTTCGCCATTTTCCCGGGGGTACCTATTTTCCATTCAAAGGATCTGGTGAACTGGACGCAAATCGGGCATGTGCTGGATCGTGTTTCCCAGTTGAATGTACATGATACCGGAATAAGCCAAGGGGTTTATGCCCCAGACATAGAGTATAATCCCAACAATGACACCTTTTATATGATCGTGACGGCCTTCGCCGGAGGGGCCGGGAACATTGTGGTGAAGTCAAAAGACCCGGCCAAGGGTTGGAGTGAGCCGTTCAAGCTGAACTTCGGGGGAATAGACCCCTCTCTTTTCTTTGATGACAACGGCAAAGCCTATGTGGTCCACAATGATGCCCCGGACAAAGGGAAAGAACTGTATGAAGGGCACCGGGTGATCAAGGTGTGGGACTATGACCTGGAGAAAGACCAAGTAATTGCCGGAACCGACAAGATTATCGTAGACGGTGGCGTGGACCTCTCCAAGCGGCCCATCTGGATTGAGGCCCCGCATATCTACAAAAAGAACGGACGGTATTACCTCATGTGTGCCGAAGGCGGTACCGGCGGAAACCACAGCGAGGTGGTTTTTGTGAGCGACAGCCCCAGAGGCCCCTTTACCCCCGCCCCCAACAATCCCATTCTCTCACAAAGGCATCTGAACCCCAATAGGCCACACAAAGTAGACTGGGCCGGTCACGCTGATTTAGTGGAAGGCCCCGACGGCAAACACTACGGCGTGTTTCTGGGCATCCGCCCGAACGAGAAGAACCGCGTGAACATAGGCCGTGAAACCTTTATCCTGCCGGTTGATTGGTCCGGTGAATTCCCGGTTTTCGTCAACGGGCTTATCCCCATGGAACCGAAGCTGAAAACGCCTGACGGCGTGGTAAACAAAACCGGAAAAGAGGGGTTCTTCCCCAACGGCAATTTCACCTTCGCAGACAACTTTACTTCTAAAAAACTGGACTACCGCTGGGTGGGTTTAAGAGGTCCCCGCGAGGCGTTTATTTCCCAGACAAAGAAAGGGTTGCAGATCAACCCGTTCCCGGTCAACATCAAAGAGGTAAAGCCCACCTCCACTCTTTTCCTGCGTCAGCAGCACAATAGTTTCTCCTACACTACCACCCTAGACTACAAACCTGCCTCAGAAAAAGACCTGGCGGGCATAGTGTTGCTGCAAAGCGAGAAGTTCCACTACCTGTTCGGACTTACCAGAAAAGGCAAAGACGCTTACCTGGTTCTGGAAAGAACAGAAAAAGGAACCTCAAACCTCATCGCCAGCCAAAAAATAGATATTAAAAAGCCCATACAACTTAGGGTAAAGGCAGAGGGAGACGCCTACCAGTTTAGCTACTCCACAGACGGGAAGACCTTTGTTGATCTAGGTGTCCCTGTATCAGGTGATATCCTCTCCACCAATGTGGCGGGAGGCTTCACGGGTACTTTGATTGGTTTGTACGCCACCTCGGCCAATGATATACAGCCTCAGTAA